One Mangifera indica cultivar Alphonso chromosome 4, CATAS_Mindica_2.1, whole genome shotgun sequence genomic region harbors:
- the LOC123214474 gene encoding WPP domain-interacting tail-anchored protein 2 isoform X1, with product MEINDQAVDSRYVGDSIPGKNFVHGEISSGGKDMQEIERTMKILSKVDLDLALSSEKLVNLHVFSMHLLARGDDLETMAMGNIHISATSTEKALVYDLLFGILDSELREVDIFLDALRPEIVDAHHKISSCRHLREIFTMMEHKLFDSEESLKQSQEHVLELKMQSAKLQRALSFLKHDNCENDDAREISVNGSLSNMNGKSKVQKAAAQRHILRMLEKSLARELDLEKKLSKFEQNEEQLKVKLHHTEEVSLRMEEAAEVVWGRFLEAENAAEVLMGISKELLGQLQIVQYNLNGSLQREAEIKYKFEDCIGQLKTKDFALQKLESSNAGDTTESYEVLALKEKVKSLEEQLKESEMRLMNANASYEASQEQLDEMENIIESLKENTYEAESRAESAEARVAQLTDTNLELTEELNFLKGNSDSTTKKVGLLEKQVRELEIQLQHAKASSEASQEQQNMLYSAIWDMETLIEDLKSKVSKAESKTESAEEQSIVLSESIFELNQELSATRDRVKILESSLDESNIAKAAHAKEINLKTKLMMDMVMQLATQRELIQNQVYSLTEQNKLLLEKLLYTEKKDYTTIQNSKDGDNKELTFSKNDLIHSNCMNTCEGSESLAQSIQVDEFPRDSRACGTEVGPSGTEDNNAVMASNTEAARMKHVSLRGVVLAIFVSLLSVSVLYFL from the exons ATGGAAATAAATGACCAAGCTGTTGACAGTAGATATGTAGGGGATTCTATTCCAGGAAAAAATTTCGTGCATGGAGAGATTTCATCTGGTGGAAAGGACATGCAAGAGATAGAGAGAaccatgaaaattttaagtaaagtTGATTTGGACTTGGCACTCTCTTCTGAGAAGTTGGTAAACTTGCATGTATTTTCAATGCACCTTTTGGCTAGGGGGGATGATCTTGAAACAATGGCCATGGGTAATATTCATATCTCAGCAACCTCCACTGAGAAGGCATTGGTATATGATCTCTTATTTGGCATTTTAGATTCGGAGTTAAGAGAGGTGGACATTTTTTTGGATGCTCTCCGACCAGAGATTGTTGATGCCCATCATAAAATATCTTCATGCAGACATTTGAGAGAGATATTTACTATGATGGAACACAAGTTGTTTGATTCTGAAGAGTCATTGAAGCAGTCACAAGAGCATGTTTTGGAGTTGAAGATGCAATCAGCCAAGTTGCAGAGAGCCTTGTCATTTCTTAAACATGATAATT GTGAAAATGATGATGCCAGGGAGATATCGGTAAATGGTTCACTATCAAACATGAATGGGAAATCAAAAGTTCAGAAAGCTGCGGCACAAAGACATATTTTAAGGATGTTGGAGAAGTCTCTTGCGAGGGAGCTAGATCTGGAGAAGAAATTATCAAAGTTTGAACAAAATGAAGAGCAGCTGAAGGTAAAGCTACACCATACAGAGGAGGTGTCTTTGCGCATGGAAGAAGCAGCTGAAGTTGTATGGGGAAGGTTTCTGGAGGCTGAAAATGCAGCAGAGGTGCTCATGGGGATTTCCAAGGAATTGCTAGGTCAACTTCAGATTGTTCAATATAATCTGAATGGTTCCCTCCAACGAGAAGCtgagataaaatataaattcgaAGATTGCATTGGACAGCTGAAAACCAAAGACTTTGCTTTACAGAAACTTGAGAGCAGCAATGCAGGAGATACTACTGAAAGTTATGAAGTGTTAGCATTGaaggaaaaagtaaaatcactggAGGAACAGCTGAAAGAATCTGAAATGCGGCTGATGAATGCTAATGCCTCCTATGAAGCAAGTCAAGAGCAGCTTGATGAAATGGAAAATATAATTGAGTCACTGAAAGAGAACACTTATGAAGCAGAAAGTAGGGCTGAAAGTGCAGAAGCCAGGGTTGCCCAGTTAACTGATACAAATTTGGAACTAACTGAAGAGCTAAATTTTCTTAAAGGTAACAGTGATAGTACCACAAAGAAGGTAGGTTTACTTGAAAAACAGGTGAGGGAGTTAGAAATCCAACTACAGCATGCGAAAGCATCCTCAGAGGCAAGTCAAGAGCAGCAAAATATGTTATATTCAGCAATATGGGACATGGAAACTTTAATTGAAGATCTGAAATCAAAGGTTTCCAAAGCTGAAAGTAAAACTGAGAGTGCAGAGGAGCAAAGTATTGTATTATCTGAAAGTATTTTTGAACTAAATCAAGAACTAAGTGCTACGAGGGATAGGGTGAAAATCTTGGAGTCATCTTTGGATGAATCTAATATTGCAAAAGCTGCACATGCAAAAGAAATTAACCTTAAGACCAAGCTTATGATGGACATGGTTATGCAACTAGCCACTCAAAGGGAGCTCATTCAAAATCAG GTGTACTCCTTAACAGAGCAGAATAAGTTGTTGTTGGAGAAATTACTGTATacagaaaaaaaagattatacaaCTATTCAAAATTCCAAAGATGGTGATAACAAAGAGCTGACATTTTCCAAGAATGATTTGATTCATTCTAATTGTATGAATACCTGTGAGGGTTCAGAGTCCTTGGCTCAAAGTATCCAG GTGGATGAATTTCCCAGAGATTCCAGGGCATGTGGGACTGAAGTTGGGCCTTCAGGCACAGAAGACAATAACGCTGTGATGGCCTCAAATACCGAGGCTGCAAGGATGAAACATGTTAGCCTAAGGGGTGTTGTTCTTGCCATATTTGTGTCACTACTTTCAGTGTCAgtcttatattttctttga
- the LOC123214474 gene encoding WPP domain-interacting tail-anchored protein 2 isoform X4, with protein sequence MEINDQAVDSRYVGDSIPGKNFVHGEISSGGKDMQEIERTMKILSKVDLDLALSSEKLVNLHVFSMHLLARGDDLETMAMGNIHISATSTEKALVYDLLFGILDSELREVDIFLDALRPEIVDAHHKISSCRHLREIFTMMEHKLFDSEESLKQSQEHVLELKMQSAKLQRALSFLKHDNCENDDAREISVNGSLSNMNGKSKVQKAAAQRHILRMLEKSLARELDLEKKLSKFEQNEEQLKVKLHHTEEVSLRMEEAAEVVWGRFLEAENAAEVLMGISKELLGQLQIVQYNLNGSLQREAEIKYKFEDCIGQLKTKDFALQKLESSNAGDTTESYEVLALKEKVKSLEEQLKESEMRLMNANASYEASQEQLDEMENIIESLKENTYEAESRAESAEARVAQLTDTNLELTEELNFLKGNSDSTTKKVGLLEKQVRELEIQLQHAKASSEASQEQQNMLYSAIWDMETLIEDLKSKVSKAESKTESAEEQSIVLSESIFELNQELSATRDRVKILESSLDESNIAKAAHAKEINLKTKLMMDMVMQLATQRELIQNQVYSLTEQNKLLLEKLLYTEKKDYTTIQNSKDGDNKELTFSKNDLIHSNCMNTCEGSESLAQSIQAGG encoded by the exons ATGGAAATAAATGACCAAGCTGTTGACAGTAGATATGTAGGGGATTCTATTCCAGGAAAAAATTTCGTGCATGGAGAGATTTCATCTGGTGGAAAGGACATGCAAGAGATAGAGAGAaccatgaaaattttaagtaaagtTGATTTGGACTTGGCACTCTCTTCTGAGAAGTTGGTAAACTTGCATGTATTTTCAATGCACCTTTTGGCTAGGGGGGATGATCTTGAAACAATGGCCATGGGTAATATTCATATCTCAGCAACCTCCACTGAGAAGGCATTGGTATATGATCTCTTATTTGGCATTTTAGATTCGGAGTTAAGAGAGGTGGACATTTTTTTGGATGCTCTCCGACCAGAGATTGTTGATGCCCATCATAAAATATCTTCATGCAGACATTTGAGAGAGATATTTACTATGATGGAACACAAGTTGTTTGATTCTGAAGAGTCATTGAAGCAGTCACAAGAGCATGTTTTGGAGTTGAAGATGCAATCAGCCAAGTTGCAGAGAGCCTTGTCATTTCTTAAACATGATAATT GTGAAAATGATGATGCCAGGGAGATATCGGTAAATGGTTCACTATCAAACATGAATGGGAAATCAAAAGTTCAGAAAGCTGCGGCACAAAGACATATTTTAAGGATGTTGGAGAAGTCTCTTGCGAGGGAGCTAGATCTGGAGAAGAAATTATCAAAGTTTGAACAAAATGAAGAGCAGCTGAAGGTAAAGCTACACCATACAGAGGAGGTGTCTTTGCGCATGGAAGAAGCAGCTGAAGTTGTATGGGGAAGGTTTCTGGAGGCTGAAAATGCAGCAGAGGTGCTCATGGGGATTTCCAAGGAATTGCTAGGTCAACTTCAGATTGTTCAATATAATCTGAATGGTTCCCTCCAACGAGAAGCtgagataaaatataaattcgaAGATTGCATTGGACAGCTGAAAACCAAAGACTTTGCTTTACAGAAACTTGAGAGCAGCAATGCAGGAGATACTACTGAAAGTTATGAAGTGTTAGCATTGaaggaaaaagtaaaatcactggAGGAACAGCTGAAAGAATCTGAAATGCGGCTGATGAATGCTAATGCCTCCTATGAAGCAAGTCAAGAGCAGCTTGATGAAATGGAAAATATAATTGAGTCACTGAAAGAGAACACTTATGAAGCAGAAAGTAGGGCTGAAAGTGCAGAAGCCAGGGTTGCCCAGTTAACTGATACAAATTTGGAACTAACTGAAGAGCTAAATTTTCTTAAAGGTAACAGTGATAGTACCACAAAGAAGGTAGGTTTACTTGAAAAACAGGTGAGGGAGTTAGAAATCCAACTACAGCATGCGAAAGCATCCTCAGAGGCAAGTCAAGAGCAGCAAAATATGTTATATTCAGCAATATGGGACATGGAAACTTTAATTGAAGATCTGAAATCAAAGGTTTCCAAAGCTGAAAGTAAAACTGAGAGTGCAGAGGAGCAAAGTATTGTATTATCTGAAAGTATTTTTGAACTAAATCAAGAACTAAGTGCTACGAGGGATAGGGTGAAAATCTTGGAGTCATCTTTGGATGAATCTAATATTGCAAAAGCTGCACATGCAAAAGAAATTAACCTTAAGACCAAGCTTATGATGGACATGGTTATGCAACTAGCCACTCAAAGGGAGCTCATTCAAAATCAG GTGTACTCCTTAACAGAGCAGAATAAGTTGTTGTTGGAGAAATTACTGTATacagaaaaaaaagattatacaaCTATTCAAAATTCCAAAGATGGTGATAACAAAGAGCTGACATTTTCCAAGAATGATTTGATTCATTCTAATTGTATGAATACCTGTGAGGGTTCAGAGTCCTTGGCTCAAAGTATCCAGGCAG GTGGATGA
- the LOC123214474 gene encoding WPP domain-interacting tail-anchored protein 2 isoform X2 gives MEINDQAVDSRYVGDSIPGKNFVHGEISSGGKDMQEIERTMKILSKVDLDLALSSEKLVNLHVFSMHLLARGDDLETMAMGNIHISATSTEKALVYDLLFGILDSELREVDIFLDALRPEIVDAHHKISSCRHLREIFTMMEHKLFDSEESLKQSQEHVLELKMQSAKLQRALSFLKHDNCENDDAREISVNGSLSNMNGKSKVQKAAAQRHILRMLEKSLARELDLEKKLSKFEQNEEQLKVKLHHTEEVSLRMEEAAEVVWGRFLEAENAAEVLMGISKELLGQLQIVQYNLNGSLQREAEIKYKFEDCIGQLKTKDFALQKLESSNAGDTTESYEVLALKEKVKSLEEQLKESEMRLMNANASYEASQEQLDEMENIIESLKENTYEAESRAESAEARVAQLTDTNLELTEELNFLKGNSDSTTKKVGLLEKQVRELEIQLQHAKASSEASQEQQNMLYSAIWDMETLIEDLKSKVSKAESKTESAEEQSIVLSESIFELNQELSATRDRVKILESSLDESNIAKAAHAKEINLKTKLMMDMVMQLATQRELIQNQVYSLTEQNKLLLEKLLYTEKKDYTTIQNSKDGDNKELTFSKNDLIHSNCMNTCEGSESLAQSIQVAYEKGRILNYGG, from the exons ATGGAAATAAATGACCAAGCTGTTGACAGTAGATATGTAGGGGATTCTATTCCAGGAAAAAATTTCGTGCATGGAGAGATTTCATCTGGTGGAAAGGACATGCAAGAGATAGAGAGAaccatgaaaattttaagtaaagtTGATTTGGACTTGGCACTCTCTTCTGAGAAGTTGGTAAACTTGCATGTATTTTCAATGCACCTTTTGGCTAGGGGGGATGATCTTGAAACAATGGCCATGGGTAATATTCATATCTCAGCAACCTCCACTGAGAAGGCATTGGTATATGATCTCTTATTTGGCATTTTAGATTCGGAGTTAAGAGAGGTGGACATTTTTTTGGATGCTCTCCGACCAGAGATTGTTGATGCCCATCATAAAATATCTTCATGCAGACATTTGAGAGAGATATTTACTATGATGGAACACAAGTTGTTTGATTCTGAAGAGTCATTGAAGCAGTCACAAGAGCATGTTTTGGAGTTGAAGATGCAATCAGCCAAGTTGCAGAGAGCCTTGTCATTTCTTAAACATGATAATT GTGAAAATGATGATGCCAGGGAGATATCGGTAAATGGTTCACTATCAAACATGAATGGGAAATCAAAAGTTCAGAAAGCTGCGGCACAAAGACATATTTTAAGGATGTTGGAGAAGTCTCTTGCGAGGGAGCTAGATCTGGAGAAGAAATTATCAAAGTTTGAACAAAATGAAGAGCAGCTGAAGGTAAAGCTACACCATACAGAGGAGGTGTCTTTGCGCATGGAAGAAGCAGCTGAAGTTGTATGGGGAAGGTTTCTGGAGGCTGAAAATGCAGCAGAGGTGCTCATGGGGATTTCCAAGGAATTGCTAGGTCAACTTCAGATTGTTCAATATAATCTGAATGGTTCCCTCCAACGAGAAGCtgagataaaatataaattcgaAGATTGCATTGGACAGCTGAAAACCAAAGACTTTGCTTTACAGAAACTTGAGAGCAGCAATGCAGGAGATACTACTGAAAGTTATGAAGTGTTAGCATTGaaggaaaaagtaaaatcactggAGGAACAGCTGAAAGAATCTGAAATGCGGCTGATGAATGCTAATGCCTCCTATGAAGCAAGTCAAGAGCAGCTTGATGAAATGGAAAATATAATTGAGTCACTGAAAGAGAACACTTATGAAGCAGAAAGTAGGGCTGAAAGTGCAGAAGCCAGGGTTGCCCAGTTAACTGATACAAATTTGGAACTAACTGAAGAGCTAAATTTTCTTAAAGGTAACAGTGATAGTACCACAAAGAAGGTAGGTTTACTTGAAAAACAGGTGAGGGAGTTAGAAATCCAACTACAGCATGCGAAAGCATCCTCAGAGGCAAGTCAAGAGCAGCAAAATATGTTATATTCAGCAATATGGGACATGGAAACTTTAATTGAAGATCTGAAATCAAAGGTTTCCAAAGCTGAAAGTAAAACTGAGAGTGCAGAGGAGCAAAGTATTGTATTATCTGAAAGTATTTTTGAACTAAATCAAGAACTAAGTGCTACGAGGGATAGGGTGAAAATCTTGGAGTCATCTTTGGATGAATCTAATATTGCAAAAGCTGCACATGCAAAAGAAATTAACCTTAAGACCAAGCTTATGATGGACATGGTTATGCAACTAGCCACTCAAAGGGAGCTCATTCAAAATCAG GTGTACTCCTTAACAGAGCAGAATAAGTTGTTGTTGGAGAAATTACTGTATacagaaaaaaaagattatacaaCTATTCAAAATTCCAAAGATGGTGATAACAAAGAGCTGACATTTTCCAAGAATGATTTGATTCATTCTAATTGTATGAATACCTGTGAGGGTTCAGAGTCCTTGGCTCAAAGTATCCAG GTCGCTTATGAGAAGGGAAGGATTTTAAACTATG GTGGATGA
- the LOC123214474 gene encoding WPP domain-interacting tail-anchored protein 2 isoform X3: MEINDQAVDSRYVGDSIPGKNFVHGEISSGGKDMQEIERTMKILSKVDLDLALSSEKLVNLHVFSMHLLARGDDLETMAMGNIHISATSTEKALVYDLLFGILDSELREVDIFLDALRPEIVDAHHKISSCRHLREIFTMMEHKLFDSEESLKQSQEHVLELKMQSAKLQRALSFLKHDNCENDDAREISVNGSLSNMNGKSKVQKAAAQRHILRMLEKSLARELDLEKKLSKFEQNEEQLKVKLHHTEEVSLRMEEAAEVVWGRFLEAENAAEVLMGISKELLGQLQIVQYNLNGSLQREAEIKYKFEDCIGQLKTKDFALQKLESSNAGDTTESYEVLALKEKVKSLEEQLKESEMRLMNANASYEASQEQLDEMENIIESLKENTYEAESRAESAEARVAQLTDTNLELTEELNFLKGNSDSTTKKVGLLEKQVRELEIQLQHAKASSEASQEQQNMLYSAIWDMETLIEDLKSKVSKAESKTESAEEQSIVLSESIFELNQELSATRDRVKILESSLDESNIAKAAHAKEINLKTKLMMDMVMQLATQRELIQNQVYSLTEQNKLLLEKLLYTEKKDYTTIQNSKDGDNKELTFSKNDLIHSNCMNTCEGSESLAQSIQAGRL, from the exons ATGGAAATAAATGACCAAGCTGTTGACAGTAGATATGTAGGGGATTCTATTCCAGGAAAAAATTTCGTGCATGGAGAGATTTCATCTGGTGGAAAGGACATGCAAGAGATAGAGAGAaccatgaaaattttaagtaaagtTGATTTGGACTTGGCACTCTCTTCTGAGAAGTTGGTAAACTTGCATGTATTTTCAATGCACCTTTTGGCTAGGGGGGATGATCTTGAAACAATGGCCATGGGTAATATTCATATCTCAGCAACCTCCACTGAGAAGGCATTGGTATATGATCTCTTATTTGGCATTTTAGATTCGGAGTTAAGAGAGGTGGACATTTTTTTGGATGCTCTCCGACCAGAGATTGTTGATGCCCATCATAAAATATCTTCATGCAGACATTTGAGAGAGATATTTACTATGATGGAACACAAGTTGTTTGATTCTGAAGAGTCATTGAAGCAGTCACAAGAGCATGTTTTGGAGTTGAAGATGCAATCAGCCAAGTTGCAGAGAGCCTTGTCATTTCTTAAACATGATAATT GTGAAAATGATGATGCCAGGGAGATATCGGTAAATGGTTCACTATCAAACATGAATGGGAAATCAAAAGTTCAGAAAGCTGCGGCACAAAGACATATTTTAAGGATGTTGGAGAAGTCTCTTGCGAGGGAGCTAGATCTGGAGAAGAAATTATCAAAGTTTGAACAAAATGAAGAGCAGCTGAAGGTAAAGCTACACCATACAGAGGAGGTGTCTTTGCGCATGGAAGAAGCAGCTGAAGTTGTATGGGGAAGGTTTCTGGAGGCTGAAAATGCAGCAGAGGTGCTCATGGGGATTTCCAAGGAATTGCTAGGTCAACTTCAGATTGTTCAATATAATCTGAATGGTTCCCTCCAACGAGAAGCtgagataaaatataaattcgaAGATTGCATTGGACAGCTGAAAACCAAAGACTTTGCTTTACAGAAACTTGAGAGCAGCAATGCAGGAGATACTACTGAAAGTTATGAAGTGTTAGCATTGaaggaaaaagtaaaatcactggAGGAACAGCTGAAAGAATCTGAAATGCGGCTGATGAATGCTAATGCCTCCTATGAAGCAAGTCAAGAGCAGCTTGATGAAATGGAAAATATAATTGAGTCACTGAAAGAGAACACTTATGAAGCAGAAAGTAGGGCTGAAAGTGCAGAAGCCAGGGTTGCCCAGTTAACTGATACAAATTTGGAACTAACTGAAGAGCTAAATTTTCTTAAAGGTAACAGTGATAGTACCACAAAGAAGGTAGGTTTACTTGAAAAACAGGTGAGGGAGTTAGAAATCCAACTACAGCATGCGAAAGCATCCTCAGAGGCAAGTCAAGAGCAGCAAAATATGTTATATTCAGCAATATGGGACATGGAAACTTTAATTGAAGATCTGAAATCAAAGGTTTCCAAAGCTGAAAGTAAAACTGAGAGTGCAGAGGAGCAAAGTATTGTATTATCTGAAAGTATTTTTGAACTAAATCAAGAACTAAGTGCTACGAGGGATAGGGTGAAAATCTTGGAGTCATCTTTGGATGAATCTAATATTGCAAAAGCTGCACATGCAAAAGAAATTAACCTTAAGACCAAGCTTATGATGGACATGGTTATGCAACTAGCCACTCAAAGGGAGCTCATTCAAAATCAG GTGTACTCCTTAACAGAGCAGAATAAGTTGTTGTTGGAGAAATTACTGTATacagaaaaaaaagattatacaaCTATTCAAAATTCCAAAGATGGTGATAACAAAGAGCTGACATTTTCCAAGAATGATTTGATTCATTCTAATTGTATGAATACCTGTGAGGGTTCAGAGTCCTTGGCTCAAAGTATCCAGGCAG GTCGCTTATGA
- the LOC123214474 gene encoding WPP domain-interacting tail-anchored protein 2 isoform X5 — MEINDQAVDSRYVGDSIPGKNFVHGEISSGGKDMQEIERTMKILSKVDLDLALSSEKLVNLHVFSMHLLARGDDLETMAMGNIHISATSTEKALVYDLLFGILDSELREVDIFLDALRPEIVDAHHKISSCRHLREIFTMMEHKLFDSEESLKQSQEHVLELKMQSAKLQRALSFLKHDNCENDDAREISVNGSLSNMNGKSKVQKAAAQRHILRMLEKSLARELDLEKKLSKFEQNEEQLKVKLHHTEEVSLRMEEAAEVVWGRFLEAENAAEVLMGISKELLGQLQIVQYNLNGSLQREAEIKYKFEDCIGQLKTKDFALQKLESSNAGDTTESYEVLALKEKVKSLEEQLKESEMRLMNANASYEASQEQLDEMENIIESLKENTYEAESRAESAEARVAQLTDTNLELTEELNFLKGNSDSTTKKVGLLEKQVRELEIQLQHAKASSEASQEQQNMLYSAIWDMETLIEDLKSKVSKAESKTESAEEQSIVLSESIFELNQELSATRDRVKILESSLDESNIAKAAHAKEINLKTKLMMDMVMQLATQRELIQNQSLCRCTP, encoded by the exons ATGGAAATAAATGACCAAGCTGTTGACAGTAGATATGTAGGGGATTCTATTCCAGGAAAAAATTTCGTGCATGGAGAGATTTCATCTGGTGGAAAGGACATGCAAGAGATAGAGAGAaccatgaaaattttaagtaaagtTGATTTGGACTTGGCACTCTCTTCTGAGAAGTTGGTAAACTTGCATGTATTTTCAATGCACCTTTTGGCTAGGGGGGATGATCTTGAAACAATGGCCATGGGTAATATTCATATCTCAGCAACCTCCACTGAGAAGGCATTGGTATATGATCTCTTATTTGGCATTTTAGATTCGGAGTTAAGAGAGGTGGACATTTTTTTGGATGCTCTCCGACCAGAGATTGTTGATGCCCATCATAAAATATCTTCATGCAGACATTTGAGAGAGATATTTACTATGATGGAACACAAGTTGTTTGATTCTGAAGAGTCATTGAAGCAGTCACAAGAGCATGTTTTGGAGTTGAAGATGCAATCAGCCAAGTTGCAGAGAGCCTTGTCATTTCTTAAACATGATAATT GTGAAAATGATGATGCCAGGGAGATATCGGTAAATGGTTCACTATCAAACATGAATGGGAAATCAAAAGTTCAGAAAGCTGCGGCACAAAGACATATTTTAAGGATGTTGGAGAAGTCTCTTGCGAGGGAGCTAGATCTGGAGAAGAAATTATCAAAGTTTGAACAAAATGAAGAGCAGCTGAAGGTAAAGCTACACCATACAGAGGAGGTGTCTTTGCGCATGGAAGAAGCAGCTGAAGTTGTATGGGGAAGGTTTCTGGAGGCTGAAAATGCAGCAGAGGTGCTCATGGGGATTTCCAAGGAATTGCTAGGTCAACTTCAGATTGTTCAATATAATCTGAATGGTTCCCTCCAACGAGAAGCtgagataaaatataaattcgaAGATTGCATTGGACAGCTGAAAACCAAAGACTTTGCTTTACAGAAACTTGAGAGCAGCAATGCAGGAGATACTACTGAAAGTTATGAAGTGTTAGCATTGaaggaaaaagtaaaatcactggAGGAACAGCTGAAAGAATCTGAAATGCGGCTGATGAATGCTAATGCCTCCTATGAAGCAAGTCAAGAGCAGCTTGATGAAATGGAAAATATAATTGAGTCACTGAAAGAGAACACTTATGAAGCAGAAAGTAGGGCTGAAAGTGCAGAAGCCAGGGTTGCCCAGTTAACTGATACAAATTTGGAACTAACTGAAGAGCTAAATTTTCTTAAAGGTAACAGTGATAGTACCACAAAGAAGGTAGGTTTACTTGAAAAACAGGTGAGGGAGTTAGAAATCCAACTACAGCATGCGAAAGCATCCTCAGAGGCAAGTCAAGAGCAGCAAAATATGTTATATTCAGCAATATGGGACATGGAAACTTTAATTGAAGATCTGAAATCAAAGGTTTCCAAAGCTGAAAGTAAAACTGAGAGTGCAGAGGAGCAAAGTATTGTATTATCTGAAAGTATTTTTGAACTAAATCAAGAACTAAGTGCTACGAGGGATAGGGTGAAAATCTTGGAGTCATCTTTGGATGAATCTAATATTGCAAAAGCTGCACATGCAAAAGAAATTAACCTTAAGACCAAGCTTATGATGGACATGGTTATGCAACTAGCCACTCAAAGGGAGCTCATTCAAAATCAG TCTCTGTGCAGGTGTACTCCTTAA